The proteins below come from a single Cannabis sativa cultivar Pink pepper isolate KNU-18-1 chromosome 3, ASM2916894v1, whole genome shotgun sequence genomic window:
- the LOC133035866 gene encoding uncharacterized protein LOC133035866 — MVRELTEPGAIDIRDSESTVSARDYLIRTRQAPDIEVEEVEEGWTTPARESGGEEEEAEGSGTDSVDDSQLNEPFSCEDLVSRVVKSDFTTFVRLNLLRLAFQSPKPSQRAHLPFTNPAIIPTEDVVISIPILRCGVTVPFHPFVAAILRRYDVSPFQLTPNSLLLVFRDLLLTRSFVVIADRPARPTLNAHKKGVAEILGSLPVQDRDWRLLCTTAKLREHKLIPENASLQREPVYKEPSERQQERIDKRLSKQTPRETSDMTFLKSAPVLKIKQKGGTPASSPVVAQKRKSDVMTSLAADSSKKLAKTAQDKGKKVVIDSPVRPRDFLAMQEKLLAEIPYEELVSRSTELAAQSVALFMKAVATPSKETDSLKRQNAHFQENIKRLKQEVAKMEELHKELEEVNRAKEQLELELKKSQDTIAEMARDLEAERESGKKQYDQAVSDYIYTTLSKVPDFDFSLLGDEAAEMAEAFRSMSPTRTQGNLPDEIEGAQAEEVENEVVSKIVDEAAPDETTPAV; from the exons ATGGTACGGGAGCTTACCGAACCTGGGGCAATCGATATCCGAGATAGTGAATCCACAGTGTCAGCTCGCGACTACCTCATCCGTACGAGGCAGGCTcctgacatcgaggtcgaggaggtggaggagggatGGACTACTCCAGCCCGCGAGTCAggtggggaagaagaggaagcggaAGGGAGCGGGACGGACTCGGTTGACGACTCCCAACTGAACGAGCCTTTCTCATGCGAAGACCTAGTCTCGCGAGTCGTCAAGTCTGACTTCACCACTTTCGTGAGGTTAAATCTGTTGCGGCTTGCGTTTCAAAGTCCCAAACCCTCTCAGAGAGCGCATCTTCCGTtcaccaaccctgcgatcatcccTACGGAGGACGTGGTCATttcaatacccattcttcgatgtggTGTAACAGTCCCATTTCATCCTTTCGTCGCAGCCATTCTTAGACGCTACGACGTATCGCCTTTTCAGCTAacacccaaca GTTTGTTACTCGTTTTTCGAGATCTTTTGCTAACTCGTTCTTTTGTtgtcatcgcagatagaccagctcgaccaacGCTTAACGCTCATAAAAAGGGGGTAGCTGAAATTCTTGGgagtcttccggtacaagatcgcgactggcgattgctgtgtacgactgccaaattgcgagaacacaaactgatccctgagaacgcgagtcttcaacgggagccaGTATATAAAGAACCATCTGAGAGACAGCAGGAGCGGATAGATAAACGGCTTTCCAAGCAAACTCCTCGAGAAACTTCAG ACATGACTTTCctgaagtctgcccctgtcctgaagatcaagcaAAAGGGTGGGACACCGGCATCTTCACCAGTCGTCGcacagaagaggaagagcgatgtgatgaCTTCGCTCGCTGCAGATTCCTCCAAGAAGTTGGCCAAGACCGCTCAGGATAAGGGGAAGAAGGTTGTCATTGATTCTCCGGTTCGCCCTCGCGACTTTCTGGCTATGCAGGAAAAATTACTGGCCGAGATTCCTTATGAGGAACTTGTTTCTCGATCAACTGAACTGGCCGCACAATCTGTGGCTTTGTTTATGAAAGCCGTGGCCACGCCTTCGAAGGAAActgactcgctgaagaggcagaacgcCCATTTTCAGGAAAACATAAAGAGGCTGAAGCAGGAGGTGGCCAAGATGGAGGAACTTCACAAGGAGCTCGAGGAAGTCAACAGGGCCAAAGAACAGTTGGAGCTCGAGCTCAAGAAGTCGCAGGACACGATCGCTGAGATGGCTCGCGACTTAGAGgctgagagagagagtgggaaaAAACAGTATGATCAGGCTGTGTCTGATTATATTTATACTACTCTCTCTAAGGTCcctgacttcgacttctcgctgCTTGGAGATGAAGCTGCTGAAATGGCTGAAGCCTTTCGCTCGATGTCTCCTACCCGGACTCAAGGCAACCTTCCAGATGAAATCGAGGGAGCGCAGGCTGAGGAGGTCGAGAATGAAGTTGTGAGCAAGATCGTGGATGAGGCTGCTCCTGATGAGACTACTCCCGctgtttga
- the LOC133035865 gene encoding putative disease resistance protein RGA1: MSLEGLQPHQNIQNLMLTNYGGVKLSGWLLSLTNLVELTLKDCAKCEYLVPLNQFKCLKHLKLERLICLEYISNTNSVSEDLVGSTTTLLPSLETLELLDLPNLKGWWREIEVDHSCFDANANANEDNHTSLPYYLPSLSKLTIRDCPKLTCMPLYPRLEGKLQLNKTSWKPLEETLRMRMMYLTTPSFSPLSKLERLYLTDIDDLECLPDSFKSLACLSRFHIDGCPKLKDLCPGILHLSSLRRLWISRCERLGDMLISDDYDSMWQALNVTLQSLGLCKLPNIVTVLPRGIQHLTSLQQLEVFKCDSLTTIPEWINNLKSLKSLWLYDCPNLTSFPEGIRSLTTLNLLYIDSCPMLLKRCKRNTGEDWDKISHIEDLTLIPDANKEEENEGCNLLNKFRLRNTRNEG; encoded by the exons ATGTCATTAGAAGGTCTTCAGCCACACCAAAATATTCAGAATCTAATGCTCACAAATTATGGGGGTGTTAAGCTCTCCGGATGGCTCTTATCACTTACTAATCTGGTGGAGTTAACTTTGAAAGATTGTGCAAAATGTGAGTATCTGGTTCCATTGAATCAATTCAAGTGTCTCAAGCATTTGAAACTTGAGAGGTTGATATGTTTAGAGTACATATCCAACACTAATAGTGTCAGTGAAGACTTGGTTGGTTCAACAACAACATTACTGCCATCTCTAGAGACACTTGAGTTGTTGGATTTGCCTAATTTAAAGGGATGGTGGAGAGAGATTGAAGTTGACCATTCTTGTTTTGATGCAAATGCAAATGCAAATGAAGATAATCACACTTCCTTGCCTTATTATCTCCCTTCTCTTTCAAAATTAACTATACGTGATTGTCCTAAGCTGACTTGCATGCCACTTTACCCACGTTTGGAAGGAAAATTGCAGCTGAACAAGACTAGTTGGAAGCCATTAGAAGAGACATTAAGAATGAGGATGATGTATCTAACAACTCCTTCTTTCTCACCTCTCTCCAAATTAGAAAGGCTGTATCTAACAGACATTGATGATCTAGAATGTCTTCCAGACTCCTTCAAGAGCCTTGCTTGTCTCAGTCGCTTTCATATTGATGGTTGTCCTAAATTGAAGGATTTGTGTCCTGGTATTCTACATCTCTCATCACTTCGACGTTTGTGGATTTCAAGATGTGAGAGGTTAGGGGACATGCTGATAAGTGATGATTATGACTCTATGTGGCAAGCTCTAAATGTAACACTCCAATCATTAGGACTCTGTAAGTTGCCAAATATAGTGACTGTTCTTCCTAGGGGTATCCAACATCTTACAAGCTTACAACAACTTGAAGTTTTCAAGTGTGATAGTCTAACAACAATTCCAGAGTGGATCAACAACCTCAAATCACTTAAGAGTCTTTGGTTATATGACTGCCCCAATCTGACATCATTCCCTGAAGGAATTCGAAGCCTCACCACTTTGAATCTGTTATATATTGATTCCTGTCCCATGTTATTGAAGAGATGCAAAAGGAATACAGGTGAAGATTGGGATAAGATTTCTCATATAGAAGACTTGACCTTAATTCCAGATgcaaacaaagaagaagaaaatgag GGATGCAACCTCTTGAACAAGTTTAGGCTACGCAATACAAGAAATGAAGGATAG